A genomic stretch from Quercus lobata isolate SW786 unplaced genomic scaffold, ValleyOak3.0 Primary Assembly Scq3eQI_107, whole genome shotgun sequence includes:
- the LOC115972855 gene encoding uncharacterized protein LOC115972855, whose amino-acid sequence MIGRADIEGSKSNVAMNAWLPQASYPCGNFSDTSSFKFRRSKGSIGHAFTVRIRTGNQNQTSFYPFVPHEISVLVELILGHLRYLLTDVPPQPNSPPDNVFRPDRPAEASLGSKKRGRAPLPIHGISKITLKVVVFHFRLSAPTYPTPLKSFHKVGLESSSTGSSFPADSAKPVPLAVVSLDSRQGQWESR is encoded by the coding sequence ATGATAGGAAGAGCCGACATCGAAGGATCAAAAAGCAACGTCGCTATGAACGCTTGGCTGCCACAAGCCAGTTATCCCTGTGGTAACTTTTCTGACACCTCTAGCTTCAAATTCCGAAGGTCTAAAGGATCGATAGGCCACGCTTTCACGGTTCGTATTCGTACTGGAAATCAGAATCAAACGAGCTTTTACCCTTTTGTTCCACACGAGATTTCTGTTCTCGTTGAGCTCATCTTAGGACACCTGCGTTATCTTTTAACAGATGTGCCGCCCCAGCCAAACTCCCCACCTGACAATGTCTTCCGCCCGGATCGGCCCGCCGAGGCGAGCCTTGGGTCCAAAAAGAGGGGCAGAGCCCCGCTTCCGATTCACGGAATAAGTAAAATAACGTTAAAAGTAGTGGTATTTCACTTTCGCCTTTCGGCTCCCACTTATCCTACACCTCTCAAGTCATTTCACAAAGTCGGACTAGAGTCAAGCTCAACAGGGTCTTCTTTCCCCGCTGATTCTGCCAAGCCCGTTCCCTTGGCTGTGGTTTCGCTGGATAGTAGACAGGGACAGTGGGAATCTCGTTAA